A single region of the Streptomyces sp. NBC_01262 genome encodes:
- the glmS gene encoding glutamine--fructose-6-phosphate transaminase (isomerizing), with translation MCGIVGYIGRRDVAPLLLEGLARLEYRGYDSAGIAIAGKSGGLKTVKAKGRVRELEARVPKRFAGTTGIAHTRWATHGAPSDENAHPHLDGEGKVAIVHNGIIDNATELRAKLTADGVVFLSETDTEVLTHLIGRSQAETLEDKVRQSLALIEGTYGIAVLHADFPDRIVVARNGSPVVLGIGEKEMFVASDVAALVAHTRQVVTLDDGEMATLKADDFRTYTTDGARTTASPTTVEWEAESYDMGGHDTYMHKEITEQVEAVDRVLRGRIDDRFSTVHLGGLNLDAREARAVRRVKILGCGTSYHAGMIGAGLIEELARIPADAEPASEFRYRNPVVDPDTLYVAVSQSGETYDVLAAVQELKRKGARVLGVVNVVGSAIARETDGGVYVHAGPEVCVVSTKCFTNTVVAFALLALHLGRIRDLSVADGKRLIAGLRRLPEQIAEVLGQEEEIKKLAEEYAQAKSMMFIGRVRGYPVALEASLKLKEISYIHAEAYPASELKHGPLALIEPAMPTVAIVPDDDLLEKNRAALEEIKARSGPILAVAHSEQERADHTILVPKNEHELDPILMGIPLQLLAYHTALALGRDIDKPRNLAKSVTVE, from the coding sequence ATGTGCGGAATCGTCGGATATATCGGTAGGCGCGATGTGGCCCCACTGCTGCTGGAGGGCCTGGCGCGGCTGGAGTACCGCGGTTACGACTCGGCGGGCATCGCCATCGCCGGGAAGTCCGGGGGCCTGAAGACCGTCAAGGCCAAGGGCCGGGTCCGCGAGCTGGAGGCCCGGGTGCCCAAGCGGTTCGCGGGCACCACGGGCATCGCGCACACCCGCTGGGCCACCCATGGCGCGCCGAGCGACGAGAACGCACACCCGCACCTGGACGGCGAGGGCAAGGTCGCCATCGTCCACAACGGCATCATCGACAACGCCACCGAGCTGCGGGCCAAGCTGACCGCCGACGGCGTCGTCTTCCTGTCCGAGACCGACACCGAGGTGCTGACCCACCTCATCGGCCGCTCCCAGGCCGAGACGCTGGAGGACAAGGTCCGCCAGTCGCTCGCCCTGATCGAGGGCACATACGGGATCGCCGTGCTGCACGCCGACTTCCCGGACCGGATCGTGGTCGCCCGCAACGGCTCCCCGGTGGTGCTGGGCATCGGCGAGAAGGAGATGTTCGTCGCCTCGGACGTCGCCGCGCTGGTCGCGCACACCCGCCAGGTGGTCACGCTCGACGACGGCGAGATGGCCACCCTCAAGGCCGACGACTTCCGTACGTACACCACCGACGGCGCCCGCACCACGGCATCGCCGACCACCGTGGAGTGGGAGGCCGAGTCGTACGACATGGGCGGCCACGACACGTACATGCACAAGGAGATCACCGAGCAGGTCGAGGCGGTGGACCGCGTGCTTCGCGGGCGGATCGACGACCGCTTCTCCACGGTCCACCTGGGCGGCCTGAATCTGGATGCCCGCGAGGCGCGTGCCGTGCGCCGGGTGAAGATCCTGGGCTGCGGGACCTCGTACCACGCGGGAATGATCGGCGCCGGGCTGATCGAGGAGCTGGCCAGGATCCCCGCGGACGCCGAGCCGGCCTCGGAGTTCCGGTACCGCAACCCGGTGGTGGACCCCGACACGCTCTATGTCGCGGTCTCGCAGTCCGGTGAGACGTACGACGTCCTGGCGGCGGTGCAGGAGCTCAAGCGCAAGGGCGCCCGGGTGCTGGGCGTGGTGAATGTCGTGGGCTCGGCGATCGCCCGCGAGACCGACGGCGGGGTGTACGTCCACGCCGGCCCCGAGGTCTGTGTGGTCTCCACGAAGTGCTTCACCAACACGGTGGTCGCCTTCGCGCTGCTGGCCCTGCACCTCGGCCGGATCCGGGACCTGTCGGTCGCGGACGGCAAGCGGCTGATCGCGGGCCTGCGCAGGCTGCCGGAGCAGATCGCCGAGGTCCTGGGGCAGGAGGAGGAGATCAAGAAGCTCGCCGAGGAGTACGCGCAGGCGAAGTCGATGATGTTCATCGGCCGGGTGCGCGGCTACCCGGTGGCCCTTGAGGCCTCCCTGAAGCTCAAGGAGATCAGCTACATCCACGCCGAGGCGTATCCGGCCTCGGAGCTGAAGCACGGCCCCCTGGCCCTCATCGAGCCCGCCATGCCGACGGTCGCGATCGTGCCGGACGACGACCTGCTGGAGAAGAACCGGGCGGCGCTGGAGGAGATCAAGGCCCGCAGCGGGCCGATCCTGGCCGTCGCGCACAGCGAGCAGGAGCGGGCCGACCACACCATCCTGGTCCCGAAGAACGAGCACGAGCTGGACCCGATCCTGATGGGCATCCCGCTGCAGCTGCTGGCGTACCACACGGCGCTGGCGCTGGGCCGGGACATCGACAAGCCGCGCAACCTCGCGAAGTCCGTCACGGTCGAGTAG
- a CDS encoding acyl-CoA dehydrogenase family protein → MTTAMTPSGASVAIPSHRLPAEYEELRRTVEQFAHDVIAPKIGEFYEHDEFPYEIVREMGRMGLFGLPFPEEYGGMGGDYFAFCLALEELARVDSSMAITLEAGVGLGAMPIFRFGTEEQKREWLPRLTSGEALGAFGLTEPDCGSDAGGTRTTARLDEATGEWVINGTKCFITNSGTDITALVTVTAVTGRKADGRPEISSIIVPSGTPGFTVSKKYSKVGWNASDTRELAFADCRVPAGNLVGEEGRGYAQFLRILDEGRIAISALATGLAQGCVDESVAYAKAREAFGRPIGANQAIQFKLADMEMRAHTARLAWRDAASRLLSGEPFKKEAALAKLYSSEIAVTNAREATQIHGGYGFMNEYPVARMWRDSKILEIGEGTSEVQRMLIARELGLPMA, encoded by the coding sequence ATGACCACCGCCATGACGCCCTCCGGGGCATCCGTCGCGATCCCCTCCCACCGGCTGCCGGCCGAATACGAGGAACTCCGCCGCACGGTGGAGCAGTTCGCGCACGATGTCATCGCGCCGAAGATCGGCGAGTTCTACGAGCACGACGAGTTCCCGTACGAGATCGTCCGTGAGATGGGCCGGATGGGCCTGTTCGGACTGCCGTTCCCCGAGGAGTACGGAGGGATGGGCGGCGACTACTTCGCCTTCTGTCTGGCCCTGGAGGAGCTGGCGCGGGTGGACTCCTCAATGGCGATCACCCTGGAGGCCGGGGTGGGGCTGGGAGCCATGCCGATCTTCCGCTTCGGCACGGAGGAGCAGAAGCGCGAGTGGCTGCCGCGCCTGACCTCGGGCGAGGCGCTGGGCGCGTTCGGGCTCACCGAGCCGGACTGCGGCTCGGACGCGGGCGGCACGCGCACCACGGCCAGGCTGGACGAGGCGACCGGCGAATGGGTGATCAACGGCACCAAGTGCTTCATCACCAATTCCGGCACCGACATTACGGCTCTGGTCACGGTCACCGCCGTCACCGGCCGCAAGGCCGACGGCCGCCCGGAGATCTCGTCGATCATCGTGCCGTCGGGCACCCCCGGGTTCACGGTCTCCAAGAAGTACAGCAAGGTGGGCTGGAACGCCTCGGACACCCGTGAGCTGGCCTTCGCGGACTGCCGGGTCCCGGCGGGCAATCTGGTGGGCGAGGAGGGGCGGGGCTATGCCCAGTTCCTGCGGATCCTGGACGAGGGGCGGATCGCGATCTCGGCGCTGGCCACCGGCCTGGCGCAGGGCTGCGTGGACGAGTCGGTGGCGTACGCCAAGGCCAGGGAGGCCTTCGGCCGGCCGATCGGGGCCAACCAGGCCATCCAGTTCAAGCTCGCCGACATGGAGATGCGGGCCCACACCGCCCGCCTGGCCTGGCGGGACGCGGCGTCGAGGCTGCTCTCGGGCGAGCCGTTCAAGAAGGAGGCGGCGCTCGCCAAGCTCTACTCCTCGGAGATCGCGGTCACCAATGCCCGCGAGGCCACCCAGATCCACGGCGGCTACGGCTTCATGAACGAGTACCCGGTGGCCCGGATGTGGCGGGACTCCAAGATCCTGGAGATCGGCGAGGGCACCAGCGAGGTGCAGCGCATGCTGATCGCCCGGGAGCTGGGGCTGCCCATGGCTTAG
- a CDS encoding hydroxymethylglutaryl-CoA lyase: MTATGLPMHLPLDGLPRSVRIHEVGARDGLQNEKATVPTAVKAEFIHRLAAAGLRTVEATSFVHPKWVPQLADAEELMPLLEDLPGVHLPVLVPNERGLDRALALGVREVAVFGSATESFAKANLNRTVEESLAMFEPVAAKARAAGASVRGYLSMAFGDPWEGPVPVGQVAAVARRLFDLGCDEVSISDTIGVATPGHVVALLGALDVPLDRIAVHFHDTYGQALSNTLAALQQGVSIVDASAGGLGGCPFAKSATGNLATEDLLWMLNGLGIDTGVDLTRLTATSVWMAEQLGRPSPSRTVRALSHEE; this comes from the coding sequence ATGACCGCCACCGGCCTGCCCATGCACTTGCCGCTCGACGGCCTTCCGCGAAGCGTCCGCATCCACGAGGTCGGCGCCCGTGACGGGCTGCAGAACGAGAAGGCGACCGTGCCGACCGCCGTCAAGGCGGAGTTCATCCACCGCCTGGCCGCGGCGGGGCTGCGCACGGTCGAGGCGACCAGCTTCGTGCACCCCAAGTGGGTGCCCCAACTGGCCGACGCCGAAGAGCTGATGCCGCTGCTGGAGGACCTGCCGGGGGTCCACCTCCCCGTACTGGTGCCGAACGAGCGGGGGCTGGACCGCGCGCTGGCCCTGGGGGTGCGCGAGGTCGCCGTGTTCGGGAGCGCGACGGAGTCGTTCGCGAAGGCCAATCTGAACCGGACGGTCGAGGAGTCGCTGGCGATGTTCGAGCCGGTGGCGGCCAAGGCGCGGGCCGCGGGAGCGAGTGTGCGCGGCTATCTGTCCATGGCCTTCGGCGATCCCTGGGAGGGGCCGGTGCCGGTCGGGCAGGTCGCGGCCGTCGCCCGGCGGCTCTTCGACCTCGGCTGCGACGAGGTGAGCATCAGCGACACGATCGGGGTCGCGACCCCCGGCCATGTCGTGGCGCTGCTCGGCGCGCTGGATGTCCCGCTCGACCGGATCGCCGTGCACTTCCACGACACCTACGGCCAGGCCCTGTCCAACACCCTCGCCGCCCTCCAGCAGGGCGTGAGCATCGTGGACGCCTCGGCAGGCGGCCTCGGCGGCTGCCCGTTCGCCAAGAGCGCCACGGGAAACCTCGCGACCGAAGACCTCCTCTGGATGCTGAACGGCCTCGGCATCGACACCGGGGTCGACCTCACCCGCCTCACCGCCACCAGCGTGTGGATGGCGGAGCAACTGGGCCGACCCAGCCCGTCCCGTACCGTCCGCGCCCTCTCCCACGAGGAGTGA
- a CDS encoding acetyl/propionyl/methylcrotonyl-CoA carboxylase subunit alpha, whose translation MFDTVLVANRGEIAVRVVRTLRRLGVRSVAVFSDADAGARHVREADTAVRIGPAAAAQSYLSIERLLDAAARTGAQAVHPGYGFLAENASFARSCDHAGLVFIGPPADAIGLMGDKIRAKETVRAAGVPVVPGSSGSGLDDGQLIAAAREIGTPVLLKPSAGGGGKGMRLVHDESLLAEEIAAARREALGSFGDDTLLVERWIDRPRHIEIQILADGHGQVVHLGERECSLQRRHQKVIEEAPSALLHPDTRAAMGAAAVQAARSCGYVGAGTVEFIVPGSDPSAYCFMEMNTRLQVEHPVTEFITGLDLVEWQLRVAAGEHLPFGQEDIELTGHAVEARICAEVPARGFLPSAGTVLALHEPRGEGVRVDSGLTAGTEIGTAYDPMLAKVIAHGPDRATALRRLRAALADMTVLGLDTNTGFLRRLLAHPDVVAADLDTGLIDRELARLLPGEVPDEVYGAAALLRQAALEPSGGWIDPFSVPSGFRLGGEAAWTVHHLRVPGLEPVAVQVREGEVRISEGPPLRARLLAAGDGRVILDWGGVTHTFHHAGAWLGRDGDSWQVADHDPVEAALRGGAGAGGLDTLAAPMPGTVTVVKVSKGDTVTAGQSLLVVEAMKMEHVITAPHAGTVTEIDVAPGSTVAMDQVLAVVTPHQEERAS comes from the coding sequence ATGTTCGACACCGTCCTCGTGGCCAACCGAGGCGAGATCGCCGTCCGCGTCGTGCGCACCCTGCGCCGACTCGGTGTTCGGTCGGTCGCCGTCTTCAGCGACGCCGATGCCGGCGCCCGGCATGTGCGGGAGGCCGACACCGCCGTACGCATCGGGCCGGCCGCCGCCGCGCAGAGCTACCTGTCCATCGAGCGGCTGCTGGACGCCGCCGCCCGCACCGGCGCGCAGGCCGTCCACCCCGGCTATGGCTTCCTCGCCGAGAACGCCTCCTTCGCCCGGTCCTGCGACCACGCCGGACTGGTCTTCATCGGCCCTCCGGCCGATGCGATCGGGCTCATGGGCGACAAGATCCGCGCCAAGGAGACCGTGCGGGCCGCCGGGGTCCCGGTCGTCCCCGGCAGCAGCGGCAGCGGGCTCGACGACGGCCAGCTGATCGCCGCCGCACGGGAGATCGGCACCCCGGTGCTGCTCAAACCATCGGCGGGCGGCGGCGGCAAGGGCATGCGGCTCGTCCACGACGAGTCACTGCTCGCCGAGGAGATCGCTGCCGCCCGGCGCGAGGCACTCGGGTCCTTCGGCGACGACACCCTGCTGGTGGAGCGCTGGATCGACCGCCCCCGCCATATCGAGATCCAGATCCTGGCGGACGGTCACGGCCAGGTGGTCCACCTCGGCGAGCGCGAGTGCTCGCTGCAACGCCGGCACCAGAAGGTCATCGAGGAAGCCCCCTCGGCCCTCCTCCACCCGGACACCCGGGCCGCCATGGGCGCGGCCGCCGTCCAGGCGGCGCGCAGCTGCGGCTATGTCGGGGCCGGGACGGTCGAGTTCATCGTGCCGGGGAGCGACCCGTCGGCGTACTGCTTCATGGAGATGAACACCCGCCTGCAGGTGGAACACCCCGTCACGGAGTTCATCACCGGCCTGGACCTGGTCGAGTGGCAGCTGCGGGTCGCGGCGGGCGAGCATCTGCCCTTCGGCCAGGAGGACATCGAGCTGACCGGGCACGCCGTGGAGGCGCGGATCTGCGCGGAGGTCCCCGCGCGGGGCTTCCTGCCGTCGGCGGGTACGGTGCTCGCCCTGCACGAACCGCGGGGCGAGGGCGTACGGGTCGACTCCGGGCTCACGGCCGGCACCGAGATCGGCACGGCCTACGACCCGATGCTCGCCAAGGTCATCGCCCATGGCCCCGACCGGGCCACCGCGCTGCGCCGCCTGCGGGCGGCCCTCGCGGACATGACCGTCCTGGGCCTGGACACCAACACCGGCTTCCTGCGGCGGCTGCTGGCGCATCCGGACGTCGTCGCCGCGGACCTGGACACGGGGCTGATCGACCGGGAGCTCGCGAGGCTGCTGCCCGGTGAGGTCCCGGATGAGGTCTACGGTGCGGCGGCGCTGTTGCGGCAGGCCGCGCTTGAGCCTTCCGGCGGCTGGATCGACCCGTTCTCCGTGCCCAGCGGCTTCCGGCTGGGCGGCGAGGCGGCGTGGACCGTGCACCACCTGAGAGTGCCGGGTCTCGAACCCGTCGCAGTACAGGTCCGCGAAGGCGAGGTCCGCATCAGCGAAGGCCCGCCCCTGCGGGCCCGGCTGCTGGCGGCCGGGGACGGCCGGGTGATCCTGGACTGGGGCGGTGTGACGCACACCTTCCACCACGCCGGGGCGTGGCTCGGCCGGGACGGGGACAGCTGGCAGGTCGCCGACCACGATCCCGTGGAGGCGGCGCTGCGCGGCGGCGCGGGAGCCGGCGGGCTCGACACCCTCGCAGCTCCCATGCCGGGGACGGTGACCGTGGTCAAGGTCTCCAAGGGCGACACGGTCACCGCCGGGCAGAGCCTGCTGGTGGTGGAGGCGATGAAGATGGAGCACGTCATCACCGCCCCGCACGCCGGCACGGTCACCGAGATAGACGTAGCCCCCGGCAGCACGGTGGCCATGGACCAGGTGCTCGCCGTGGTCACCCCGCACCAGGAGGAGAGGGCGTCATGA
- a CDS encoding carboxyl transferase domain-containing protein, protein MEAPVLRSAADPTSDAYRANAQAHAELTARLRDKLAAARLGGGEKARARHTSRGKLLPRDRVDGLLDPGSPFLELAPLAADGMYGGQAPAAGVVAGIGRVSGREVVVVANDATVKGGTYYPMTVKKHLRAQEIALDNRLPCVYLVDSGGAFLPRQDEVFPDRDHFGRIFYNQATMSARGIPQIAAVMGSCTAGGAYVPAMSDEAVIVRNQGTIFLGGPPLVKAATGEVVTAEELGGGEVHSRVSGVTDHLAEDDAHALRIVRNIVSTLPARGLLPWSVEPAEAPAVDPAGLYGAVPVDSRTPYDVREVIARITDGSRFAEFKPEYGTTLVTGFARVHGHPVGIIANNGILFSESAQKGAHFIELCDQRAIPLLFLQNISGFMVGRQYEAGGIAKHGAKMVTAVASTRVPKLTVVIGGSYGAGNYSMCGRAYSPRFLWMWPNAKISVMGGEQAASVLATVKRDQLAANGEKWSEEAEEEFKAPIRSQYEEQGNAYYATARLWDDGVIDPMETRQVLGLALTACANAPIPQHDPTAPGFGVFRM, encoded by the coding sequence ATGGAAGCACCTGTGCTGCGAAGCGCAGCCGATCCCACGAGCGACGCGTACCGCGCCAACGCACAGGCGCACGCGGAGCTCACCGCCCGGCTGCGCGACAAGCTCGCCGCCGCCCGGCTCGGCGGCGGCGAGAAGGCCAGAGCCCGGCACACCTCGCGCGGCAAACTGCTGCCCCGCGACCGGGTGGACGGACTGCTCGATCCCGGCTCGCCCTTCCTGGAGCTGGCCCCGCTGGCCGCCGACGGGATGTACGGGGGCCAGGCCCCCGCCGCCGGAGTGGTGGCCGGCATCGGCCGGGTGTCCGGCCGTGAGGTGGTCGTCGTCGCCAATGACGCGACGGTCAAGGGCGGCACGTACTACCCGATGACCGTCAAGAAGCACCTGCGCGCTCAGGAGATCGCGCTCGACAACCGGCTGCCCTGCGTCTATCTCGTCGACTCCGGCGGCGCCTTCCTGCCCCGGCAGGACGAGGTCTTCCCCGACCGCGACCACTTCGGGCGGATCTTCTACAACCAGGCCACGATGTCGGCCCGCGGTATCCCGCAGATCGCCGCCGTCATGGGCTCCTGCACGGCCGGCGGTGCCTATGTCCCCGCGATGAGCGACGAGGCGGTCATCGTCCGGAACCAGGGCACGATCTTCCTGGGCGGCCCGCCACTGGTGAAGGCCGCCACCGGCGAGGTGGTGACCGCCGAGGAACTGGGCGGCGGCGAGGTGCACTCCCGTGTCTCCGGCGTCACCGACCACCTGGCCGAGGACGACGCCCACGCCCTGCGCATCGTCCGCAACATCGTCTCCACCCTCCCCGCCCGCGGCCTCCTCCCCTGGTCCGTGGAGCCCGCGGAGGCCCCCGCTGTCGACCCGGCCGGGCTCTACGGCGCGGTGCCGGTTGACTCCCGCACCCCGTACGACGTGCGGGAGGTGATCGCCCGGATCACGGACGGCAGCCGCTTCGCCGAGTTCAAGCCCGAATACGGCACGACGCTGGTCACCGGCTTCGCGCGCGTCCACGGCCATCCGGTCGGCATCATCGCCAACAACGGCATCCTGTTCTCCGAATCGGCCCAGAAGGGCGCCCACTTCATCGAGCTGTGCGACCAGCGGGCCATCCCGTTGCTGTTCCTCCAGAACATCTCGGGCTTCATGGTGGGCCGCCAGTACGAGGCCGGCGGCATCGCCAAGCACGGCGCGAAGATGGTCACGGCTGTCGCCTCGACCCGGGTGCCGAAGCTGACCGTGGTCATCGGCGGCTCGTACGGCGCCGGGAACTACTCGATGTGCGGCCGGGCCTACTCACCGCGCTTCCTGTGGATGTGGCCCAACGCCAAGATCTCCGTCATGGGCGGCGAGCAGGCCGCCTCCGTCCTGGCCACCGTCAAGCGCGACCAGCTGGCCGCGAACGGCGAGAAGTGGTCCGAGGAGGCGGAGGAGGAGTTCAAGGCCCCCATCCGCTCCCAGTACGAAGAGCAGGGAAACGCCTACTACGCGACGGCCCGGCTCTGGGACGACGGGGTCATCGACCCCATGGAGACCCGGCAGGTCCTGGGTCTCGCACTCACCGCGTGTGCCAACGCACCCATTCCGCAACACGATCCGACGGCGCCAGGCTTCGGCGTCTTCCGGATGTAG
- a CDS encoding SACE_7040 family transcriptional regulator has protein sequence MTSTKAPTNRREQILREAARLFAERGFHGVGVDEIGAAVGISGPGLYRHFAGKDAMLAELLVGISGRLMAAGKLRVSEAAGPAEALDALIRGHIDFALDDRPLITLHDRELDRLRDSDRKLVRQLQRQYVEQWVGVVRQVHPVAPEPETRAAVHAVFGLLNSTPHLGPHGGLPGREATAAVLRRLALGAFAALDIPADRQVTY, from the coding sequence ATGACCTCCACGAAGGCCCCCACGAACCGGCGCGAGCAGATCCTCAGGGAGGCCGCTCGACTCTTCGCCGAGCGGGGCTTCCACGGTGTCGGAGTGGACGAGATAGGTGCCGCGGTGGGCATCAGCGGCCCCGGCCTCTACCGGCATTTCGCGGGCAAGGACGCGATGCTCGCCGAGCTCCTGGTCGGCATCAGCGGCCGGCTGATGGCTGCCGGGAAGCTGCGGGTGTCCGAGGCCGCCGGTCCGGCCGAGGCGCTGGACGCCCTGATCCGGGGCCATATCGACTTCGCGCTCGACGACCGGCCGCTGATCACCCTCCACGACCGCGAGCTGGACCGGCTGCGCGACTCCGACCGCAAGCTCGTGCGGCAGCTCCAGCGGCAGTACGTGGAGCAGTGGGTCGGGGTGGTCCGCCAGGTGCACCCGGTCGCGCCCGAGCCCGAGACCCGGGCGGCCGTCCACGCGGTCTTCGGACTGCTGAACTCCACCCCGCACCTGGGCCCGCACGGCGGCCTGCCCGGCCGGGAGGCGACGGCCGCGGTGCTGCGCCGGCTCGCCCTCGGCGCTTTTGCCGCTCTGGACATTCCGGCCGACCGGCAAGTAACTTACTGA
- a CDS encoding acyl-CoA dehydrogenase family protein yields the protein MRRTVYNEDHEAFRETIRDFIASEVVPVYPEWEQAGYPPRDFYLKLGELGIFGIEVPEEYGGAGVTGWKFSAVVTEECARAGVSFGSSGVHTGLVLPYILEFANEEQKKRWLPPFITGEMMTAIAMTEPGTGSDLAGMTTNAKLSEDGTHYVLNGAKTFITGGVVADMVLVVCRTSPATPENRRAGLSILAVDTKSEGYAVGRKLDKIGLRTSDTAELSFTDVRVPVEDLLGDEGKGFSYLAHNLAVERLAIAVGSYAQADAAVRFATQYVRDRKVFGKSVSEFQNTKFVLADCASDVDAMEAVVDRALEAHETGDFTAADAARAKLFCTENAAKVIDKCLQLHGGYGYMLEYPIARLYADNRVHRIYGGTSEVMRSIIAKSLGL from the coding sequence GTGCGTCGCACGGTTTACAACGAGGACCACGAGGCGTTCCGGGAGACCATCCGGGACTTCATCGCCTCCGAGGTAGTGCCCGTCTACCCCGAGTGGGAGCAGGCCGGCTACCCGCCCCGCGACTTCTACCTCAAGCTCGGTGAGCTGGGCATATTCGGCATCGAGGTCCCGGAGGAGTACGGCGGCGCCGGCGTCACCGGCTGGAAGTTCAGCGCCGTGGTCACCGAGGAGTGCGCCCGGGCCGGCGTCAGCTTCGGCAGCAGCGGTGTGCACACCGGCCTCGTCCTGCCGTACATCCTCGAATTCGCCAACGAGGAGCAGAAGAAGCGCTGGCTGCCGCCCTTCATCACCGGCGAGATGATGACGGCCATCGCCATGACCGAGCCCGGCACCGGCTCCGACCTGGCCGGTATGACCACCAACGCCAAGCTCTCCGAGGACGGCACGCACTACGTCCTCAACGGCGCCAAGACCTTCATCACCGGCGGCGTCGTCGCCGACATGGTGCTGGTCGTCTGCCGCACCTCGCCGGCCACCCCGGAGAACCGCCGCGCCGGTCTTTCCATCCTGGCCGTCGACACCAAGAGCGAGGGCTACGCGGTCGGCCGCAAGCTCGACAAGATCGGCCTGCGCACCTCCGACACCGCAGAGCTGTCCTTCACCGATGTCAGGGTCCCGGTCGAGGATCTGCTCGGCGACGAGGGCAAGGGTTTCTCCTACCTCGCCCACAACCTGGCCGTCGAGCGCCTGGCCATCGCCGTCGGCTCCTACGCTCAGGCCGACGCCGCCGTCCGCTTCGCCACCCAGTACGTGCGCGACCGCAAGGTCTTCGGCAAGTCCGTCTCGGAGTTCCAGAACACCAAGTTCGTACTCGCCGACTGCGCATCCGACGTCGACGCCATGGAGGCCGTCGTCGACCGCGCCCTGGAGGCGCACGAGACCGGCGACTTCACCGCCGCCGACGCCGCACGCGCAAAGCTGTTCTGCACCGAGAACGCCGCCAAGGTGATCGACAAGTGCCTGCAGCTGCACGGCGGCTACGGCTACATGCTGGAGTACCCCATCGCCCGCCTGTACGCCGACAACCGTGTGCACCGCATCTACGGCGGCACCAGCGAGGTCATGCGCTCGATCATCGCCAAGTCGCTGGGTCTGTGA
- a CDS encoding acyl-CoA thioesterase: MTNDALQSLLDLLDLERIEQDIFRGTSLPAIVPRVFGGQVAAQALVAAGRTVPQDRAAHSLHAYFLRTGDPGAPIVYEVDRIRDGRSFTTRRVVAVQHGQPIFHLSASFQAYEDGLDHQEPMPPAPDPETLPSAEELLPAHADKFPDPGVLDRLLESRAAVDLRYVDDPPYLTAGRGPREPRSQVWFRTRGKLADDPLLHVCLATYVSDMTLLDSVLLAHGRGGWAVGDVVGASLDHAMWFHRPFRADEWLLYDQQSPSASGGRGLGTARIYTSDGRLAVSVIQEGVVRVPRSN; this comes from the coding sequence GTGACGAACGACGCACTGCAGTCCCTGCTCGATCTGCTCGACCTGGAGCGGATCGAGCAGGACATCTTCCGCGGCACCAGCCTGCCCGCCATCGTGCCGCGCGTCTTCGGCGGCCAGGTCGCCGCCCAGGCGCTGGTCGCGGCCGGCCGCACCGTGCCGCAGGACCGCGCCGCGCACTCCCTGCACGCGTACTTCCTGCGCACCGGCGATCCGGGCGCGCCGATCGTCTACGAGGTCGACCGGATCCGCGACGGCCGCTCCTTCACCACCCGCCGGGTCGTGGCGGTGCAGCACGGACAGCCGATCTTCCACCTGTCGGCGTCCTTCCAGGCGTACGAGGACGGCCTCGACCACCAGGAGCCGATGCCCCCGGCCCCGGACCCCGAGACCCTGCCCTCGGCCGAGGAACTGCTGCCTGCGCATGCCGACAAGTTCCCCGACCCCGGTGTCCTGGACCGGCTCCTTGAGTCACGCGCCGCCGTGGACTTGCGCTATGTCGACGATCCGCCCTACCTCACGGCCGGCCGGGGGCCCCGCGAGCCACGCTCCCAGGTCTGGTTCCGCACCAGGGGCAAGCTCGCCGACGACCCGCTGCTGCATGTCTGCCTCGCGACCTACGTGTCGGACATGACCCTGCTCGACTCGGTCCTGCTCGCCCACGGCCGGGGCGGCTGGGCCGTCGGCGACGTCGTCGGTGCGAGCCTCGACCACGCCATGTGGTTCCACCGGCCCTTCCGCGCCGACGAATGGCTGCTCTACGACCAGCAGAGCCCCTCCGCCTCCGGTGGCCGCGGGCTCGGCACGGCCCGCATCTACACCAGCGACGGCCGGCTGGCCGTGTCCGTCATCCAGGAAGGCGTCGTGCGCGTGCCGCGCAGCAACTAG